The Chrysoperla carnea chromosome X, inChrCarn1.1, whole genome shotgun sequence genome includes a region encoding these proteins:
- the LOC123302558 gene encoding uncharacterized protein LOC123302558 produces MIHIRSVLSVCIFLWVCINTTWARPRPGTIVPGTAPGTNTASGVLAGEVLNSKSSSDDTPAGEPSCDQLRAMWRFSKRQSRAAEMTNEIPSYRDPFINNVWQAPFDTYARSRSLGGMRVGYRGYRPVYGRVVHKAPRARVISHPERNRAMEEVIRLYGDSTRNGFLMGNAPSNRRQTQFRLSGGYVGRNINQTPHSGSFQHLKELIRTERARELQQQRLAEEMAARAAVLKASGGDLNSRRHASSKYAYETNGDEDVMNDEGSMRDYMMVGYDSGDTNNNAPVLTFPDPVAPPASMLRSTNPRFYDKQNLDEDNSYFDSDFSDTDESL; encoded by the exons ATGATTCATATCCGAAGCGTGCTGTCTGTATGCATCTTTTTATGGGTTTGCATAAATACAACCTGGGCTCGACCACGTCCTGGTACAATTGTCCCAGGCACTGCACCAGGTACAAACACAGCGAGTGGTGTTCTTGCAGGAGAAGTATTAAATTCAAAGTCGTCATCAGATGATACCCCAGCTGGAGAACCAAGTTGTGATCAATTACGTGCCATGTGGCGATTTTCTAAGCGTCAATCGCGTGCTGCGGAAATGACCAATGAAATACCATCGTACCGAGATCCATTTATAAACAATGTTTGGCAAGCACCATTTGATACATATGCGCGTTCCCGTAGTCTAGGAGG AATGCGTGTTGGATATCGTGGATATCGACCGGTGTATGGTCGTGTTGTACACAAAGCACCACGTGCCCGTGTTATCAGTCATCCAGAACGTAATCGTGCCATGGAAGAAGTAATACGACTGTACGGGGATTCAACACGTAATGGTTTTCTAATGGGTAACGCACCTTCAAATCGTCGTCAGACACAATTCCGTTTATCTGGCGGCTATGTTGGTCGTAATATTAATCAAACCCCACACAGTGGAAGTTTCCAACATTTAAAA GAATTAATTCGCACTGAACGAGCTCGTGAATTACAACAACAACGTTTAGCCGAGGAGATGGCTGCACGAGCAGCTGTACTAAAAGCATCGGGTGGGGATCTGAATTCACGCAGACATGCTTCATCCAAATACGCATATGAAACCAATGGTGACGAGGATGTGATGAATGACGAAGGTTCAATGCGTGATTACATGATGGTTGGCTACGATTCAGGAGACACTAACAACAATGCACCAGTTTTAACATTCCCAGATCCAGTTGCACCTCCCGCTTCAATGTTACGTTCCACTAATCCAAGATTTTATGATAAACAGAATTTGGACGAAGATAATTCCTATTTTGACAGTGATTTTAGT GATACTGATGAGAGCTTATAA